In Robbsia sp. KACC 23696, a single window of DNA contains:
- a CDS encoding Lrp/AsnC family transcriptional regulator, which translates to MDDYDRKILAELHKDGRLSLTELGERIGLSLSPCHRRVRALEDAGIIADYRAIINPVALGLNFSAIVFVTLGSTDRGSVQAFEEAVPTVPEIIQAQRLFGDPDFILHIITTDLAAYQRLYDESLSTLPNVLRLRSTLVMKSVVQNRTLPL; encoded by the coding sequence ATGGATGACTACGACCGAAAGATTCTTGCGGAGCTGCACAAAGACGGCAGGCTTTCTCTTACTGAACTGGGCGAACGTATCGGGCTGAGCCTTTCACCCTGTCACAGGCGCGTACGCGCTTTGGAAGACGCGGGAATCATCGCTGACTATAGGGCAATCATCAACCCGGTTGCTCTTGGGCTTAACTTTTCGGCAATCGTGTTCGTCACCCTGGGGAGCACGGACCGCGGCAGCGTGCAAGCATTCGAAGAGGCTGTCCCAACTGTCCCGGAGATTATCCAGGCACAACGACTGTTCGGCGACCCCGACTTTATCCTGCACATCATCACCACTGACTTAGCAGCGTATCAGCGGCTGTACGATGAAAGCTTGTCGACTTTGCCGAACGTCCTGCGGCTTCGCTCTACTCTCGTGATGAAAAGCGTCGTTCAGAATCGTACCTTGCCACTTTAA
- a CDS encoding YbaK/EbsC family protein, whose product MSLSSVKQFFAEAAPEIEVIQLATSTATVALAAEALGVTPGQIAKTLSMRLPDEVVLLVTRGDARLDNRKYKERFRAKARMLEAAEVEAQTGHPIGGVCPFGLRYPIRVFCDISLRAFDEVLPAGGTPDSAVRITPERMAQLTGAEWVDVMADYASA is encoded by the coding sequence ATGAGTCTGTCTTCTGTTAAACAATTCTTTGCAGAGGCGGCGCCGGAGATCGAGGTGATCCAGCTCGCTACAAGCACAGCGACCGTCGCGCTCGCAGCCGAAGCCTTGGGTGTGACACCCGGTCAAATCGCAAAGACGCTTTCGATGCGGCTGCCTGATGAGGTCGTGCTTTTGGTAACTCGGGGCGATGCTCGTCTCGACAATAGAAAGTACAAGGAACGGTTCCGGGCAAAAGCGCGCATGTTAGAAGCGGCTGAGGTGGAAGCGCAGACCGGCCATCCGATTGGCGGGGTCTGCCCGTTCGGACTGCGTTATCCGATCCGGGTCTTCTGCGACATATCCCTTCGCGCGTTCGACGAGGTGCTGCCGGCCGGCGGAACGCCGGACTCGGCGGTGCGCATCACGCCCGAGCGTATGGCGCAGCTAACCGGCGCTGAATGGGTGGACGTGATGGCAGATTACGCCAGTGCCTAA
- a CDS encoding pyridoxal phosphate-dependent aminotransferase: MLRTRPARLQHIASIGVDRMGAIADHFSADLLRLENLDTDIPPTKEALDVTRQAIAHDSSNSYLPFVGQDRLRASAAAHVSALSGQHYKMDHVVISAGGLSGILNTLLATVDTGDEVIVTDPTYAGLLNRIRLAGGVPRQVPFDFTAGGEWKLNQTALRAAIGPQTRAMLLMSPSMPSGGVFDSSDWHLIGQLCVEKDLLLILDSAMERLLFDGRAVIHPAGLPGMAERTVIVGAASKELRMIGWRVGWIVAPEWLIPDLIAVSLANVVVPVGIAQEAAAVALEHTASDLPGYVGELERRRDAIVSELAGLPFGLPAGGWSMLLRVSDFGFTGTQMSERLLERGVCATAMTGWGIEHGDQYIRFVFANEPVGRLLTLGDKVRAALEGV, from the coding sequence ATGCTTCGAACCCGTCCAGCTCGCCTGCAACACATAGCCAGTATCGGCGTCGATCGCATGGGCGCGATAGCCGATCATTTCAGCGCTGACCTGTTGCGACTTGAAAACCTAGATACCGACATCCCTCCAACTAAAGAGGCGTTAGACGTCACGCGTCAGGCGATCGCACACGATTCGTCCAATTCGTATCTGCCTTTCGTCGGCCAGGATAGGCTGCGTGCGAGCGCAGCCGCCCACGTCTCTGCGCTTTCCGGTCAGCACTACAAAATGGATCATGTCGTGATATCGGCAGGCGGACTCTCGGGCATTCTGAATACTCTGCTTGCGACAGTGGACACTGGCGACGAAGTGATCGTTACCGATCCAACCTATGCTGGCCTGCTGAACCGCATTCGTCTGGCCGGCGGTGTGCCCCGGCAGGTACCGTTCGATTTCACGGCAGGCGGTGAATGGAAGCTGAATCAGACTGCGCTACGAGCTGCAATCGGCCCTCAGACACGAGCGATGCTGCTCATGTCGCCATCGATGCCATCGGGAGGGGTCTTCGACTCTTCGGATTGGCATCTGATCGGGCAGCTGTGCGTAGAAAAAGACTTGCTGCTTATCCTCGATAGTGCAATGGAGCGGCTTCTGTTCGACGGGCGCGCGGTGATTCATCCTGCCGGTCTACCCGGCATGGCCGAACGTACCGTGATTGTCGGCGCCGCATCAAAAGAGTTGCGCATGATCGGCTGGCGTGTCGGATGGATCGTTGCACCGGAGTGGCTGATTCCCGATCTGATAGCCGTTTCGCTTGCCAACGTTGTTGTGCCTGTGGGAATCGCACAGGAAGCTGCGGCAGTTGCGCTTGAGCACACGGCTTCAGACCTGCCGGGTTACGTGGGCGAGCTGGAGAGGAGACGTGATGCAATTGTCTCTGAGCTTGCCGGGCTTCCGTTCGGTTTGCCTGCAGGCGGCTGGTCTATGCTTCTTCGTGTATCGGATTTTGGCTTTACCGGCACGCAGATGTCAGAGCGGCTCTTGGAAAGAGGAGTTTGCGCAACAGCTATGACAGGATGGGGGATCGAACATGGCGACCAATACATCCGATTTGTTTTTGCCAACGAACCAGTCGGGCGGTTGCTCACTCTTGGCGACAAAGTGCGTGCTGCACTGGAAGGCGTATAA
- a CDS encoding bifunctional GNAT family N-acetyltransferase/NUDIX hydrolase, with product MASRTIRRATTDDVSILTQIRNDAHTKKVAQGDYAWGKEGDGFSEQWVRNSLSRRAVYVVEQEGIAIGTFSLDWDDEAYWGPQEPIAGYVHGLSVREGFAGRGFGRFVIDWCATQARKQNRRFVRLGCDARNARLCAYYASLGFVRVGGKGMSEQADYIEALYEKSVSPMRERPSARLLVTTPKRRVLLFRFVHRSGALAGNTYWATPGGGVEDGETYEDAAIRELREETGIREANLSQVVGRREFPLQLPDGEHVLAVEKYFLVESATESISQDGWTAQEREVMADHKWWSREALSRSTEIIYPQELVAMLEAAGVFGRGTDSLK from the coding sequence ATGGCGTCGAGAACCATCCGCCGGGCAACGACAGACGATGTATCGATACTCACGCAGATTCGGAACGACGCGCATACCAAAAAAGTGGCGCAGGGTGACTATGCCTGGGGCAAGGAAGGCGACGGCTTCTCCGAACAGTGGGTTCGCAACAGCTTGTCGCGAAGAGCCGTGTATGTTGTCGAGCAGGAGGGGATAGCCATCGGCACGTTTTCGCTGGATTGGGATGATGAAGCGTACTGGGGCCCGCAAGAACCGATCGCGGGATATGTGCACGGACTCTCCGTGAGAGAAGGGTTCGCTGGCCGTGGCTTTGGCCGCTTTGTGATCGATTGGTGCGCTACCCAAGCCAGGAAGCAGAACCGACGTTTCGTCAGACTGGGATGTGACGCTAGGAACGCCAGGCTATGTGCCTACTATGCGTCGCTTGGTTTCGTCCGCGTAGGGGGAAAGGGAATGTCGGAACAGGCCGACTATATCGAGGCCCTGTACGAAAAATCGGTCAGCCCGATGCGCGAGCGGCCTTCAGCCCGGCTCCTGGTCACTACTCCGAAGCGGCGCGTATTGCTATTTCGTTTTGTGCATCGGTCTGGGGCGCTTGCTGGCAATACCTACTGGGCAACGCCGGGAGGCGGTGTCGAAGATGGCGAGACGTACGAAGATGCTGCAATCCGCGAGTTACGTGAAGAGACAGGCATTCGCGAGGCGAACCTCTCGCAGGTAGTGGGACGGCGCGAATTTCCGCTGCAGTTACCGGACGGTGAGCATGTCCTTGCGGTCGAAAAGTATTTCCTCGTCGAAAGCGCGACAGAATCTATTTCGCAGGATGGGTGGACCGCGCAAGAAAGAGAAGTGATGGCCGATCACAAATGGTGGAGTCGTGAGGCGTTGTCCCGCTCCACCGAGATTATCTACCCGCAGGAACTCGTCGCAATGCTGGAAGCGGCCGGCGTTTTTGGCAGAGGGACGGACTCGTTGAAGTAA
- a CDS encoding branched-chain amino acid ABC transporter substrate-binding protein has product MALACASVVGLFASGHAAAQEVVKIGQASPLTGGNAPYGKDLENSVNMAIDEANAQGIKIGGKPVKFEIDAVDDQADPRTGVTVAQQLVDDKVAVVIGHFNSGTTLPASKVYSAAGVPMITPAATNPAITQSGSKTIFSIIATDAQNAGNAGTYAVQVTKAKRIAIFDDRTAFGQGEADEFEKAVKAAKGSIVAHEYTDVKAVDFSAQLTHIKSLNADLIFFAGLNPQAALVAKKMQQLGIKAQLVGGGGVMEPTFLSLAGNAAEGAMAWEYGQPLSSLPKGAEFAAKYKAKFGTEMMSYAPFGYDATWAAIKAMEAAGSTQASAYVPMLRSRTVAGITGNIRFSPTGALLNPASTLYVVKGGQWTVVTVKE; this is encoded by the coding sequence ATGGCGCTGGCGTGTGCAAGCGTAGTGGGATTATTCGCCAGCGGCCATGCCGCGGCCCAGGAAGTGGTCAAGATCGGACAAGCAAGCCCGTTGACCGGCGGCAATGCCCCTTACGGCAAGGACCTCGAAAACTCGGTCAACATGGCCATCGACGAAGCCAACGCGCAAGGTATCAAGATCGGCGGCAAGCCAGTCAAATTCGAAATCGATGCAGTCGATGATCAAGCCGATCCCCGTACGGGCGTGACGGTGGCGCAGCAATTGGTCGACGACAAGGTCGCCGTGGTGATCGGTCATTTCAATTCGGGGACCACCTTACCCGCCTCGAAGGTCTATTCGGCCGCAGGCGTCCCCATGATCACGCCGGCGGCAACCAATCCCGCCATCACGCAATCTGGTAGCAAGACGATCTTCAGCATCATCGCCACCGACGCGCAGAATGCCGGCAATGCCGGAACGTACGCGGTCCAAGTCACCAAGGCCAAGCGCATCGCCATCTTCGATGATCGAACCGCCTTTGGCCAGGGAGAGGCCGACGAGTTCGAGAAAGCCGTCAAGGCGGCAAAAGGGTCGATCGTCGCGCATGAATATACCGACGTCAAAGCCGTCGATTTCAGCGCACAGCTCACGCATATCAAAAGCCTCAATGCGGATCTGATCTTTTTCGCCGGGCTGAATCCGCAGGCTGCATTGGTGGCCAAGAAAATGCAGCAACTGGGCATCAAGGCGCAACTGGTGGGCGGCGGCGGCGTGATGGAACCCACGTTTCTCAGCTTGGCCGGCAACGCCGCCGAAGGGGCGATGGCCTGGGAGTATGGCCAACCGTTGAGTTCCTTGCCCAAGGGCGCCGAATTCGCGGCGAAGTACAAAGCCAAGTTCGGCACCGAGATGATGTCGTATGCCCCTTTCGGTTATGACGCTACCTGGGCGGCGATCAAGGCCATGGAAGCCGCAGGCTCCACGCAAGCAAGCGCCTATGTACCAATGCTCCGTTCACGCACGGTCGCTGGCATCACCGGCAACATCCGCTTCAGCCCCACCGGCGCGCTACTGAATCCCGCGTCCACGCTGTACGTGGTGAAGGGCGGACAGTGGACCGTCGTAACGGTCAAGGAGTAA
- a CDS encoding TetR/AcrR family transcriptional regulator: MIKTATTAPRRKDSLSRDRIIDASIALLDSKGESGLTFRALAEHLATGPGAIYWHIDNKNDLLTAACDAIIARTTDAPMKDATPEATIRAVAVGLFGVLDTHPWVGSALNRAPGALPTIRIVERIGQQVAAMGVRPDAQWSVVSALLHYILGVGGQNAANTRLALEQRLDRTTFLNDVSTQWSQLSTADYPFTRGIAASMSTHNDLDDFVVGLDLILRGITSMTRS, from the coding sequence ATGATAAAAACCGCAACCACCGCGCCACGCCGCAAGGATTCCCTGTCACGGGATAGGATCATCGACGCGTCGATCGCCTTATTGGACAGCAAGGGGGAGAGCGGCCTGACCTTTCGCGCGCTTGCCGAGCACCTGGCGACAGGCCCGGGGGCGATCTATTGGCACATCGATAACAAGAACGACTTGCTGACGGCTGCCTGCGACGCGATCATCGCGCGTACGACCGATGCCCCCATGAAAGACGCGACGCCGGAAGCGACGATTCGCGCCGTTGCCGTAGGGCTATTCGGCGTCCTCGACACGCATCCCTGGGTCGGTTCGGCATTGAACCGGGCACCCGGCGCGCTACCGACGATTCGAATCGTCGAGCGAATCGGACAACAGGTCGCGGCGATGGGCGTGCGTCCGGACGCGCAGTGGTCGGTGGTGTCGGCCTTGTTGCATTACATTTTGGGCGTGGGCGGCCAGAACGCAGCGAACACCCGTCTCGCGCTGGAGCAGCGCTTGGATCGCACGACGTTCTTGAATGACGTTTCGACCCAGTGGTCGCAGCTCAGTACCGCGGACTATCCGTTCACGCGCGGCATTGCCGCGTCCATGAGCACCCACAATGATCTCGATGATTTTGTGGTCGGATTGGATTTGATTCTGCGTGGCATCACGTCGATGACGCGCTCTTGA
- a CDS encoding NAD(P)/FAD-dependent oxidoreductase: MPKSIVIMGAGLGGLTLARVLYVHGIAATVYEAEPSPTARAQGGLLDIHEHNGQLALKAAGLHETFQKIIYTGAEAHRVLDQSARVLFERHDDGTGTRPEVQRGALRQMLLDALPRDAVRWGHKATSVSSLGDGRHTITFANGTSVTSDLLVGADGAWSKVRALVSKEMPVYSGLTYIEAYLSDSDRDHAASAKAVGAGGMFATAPGKGLMAHREPDALLHAYIALIKPEAWVNGIDFSDTVVSKATVAAEFDGWAPELTALITDGEKPLVPRPLYTLSADHQWARIRGVTLVGDAAHLMIPSGEGANLALLDGAELGQAIAAAYAEGRDVEDALLRYEETLFIRSEHAAGEAETLRDTLHGENAPHSLVEMFVGDEPGGG, from the coding sequence ATGCCTAAATCGATTGTCATCATGGGTGCCGGGCTGGGGGGCTTGACCCTCGCTCGCGTCCTTTACGTGCACGGCATTGCCGCGACCGTTTACGAAGCTGAGCCGTCGCCTACCGCCCGCGCGCAGGGCGGGCTGCTGGATATTCACGAACACAACGGGCAGCTCGCCCTGAAAGCGGCGGGTCTGCACGAGACATTCCAGAAAATCATCTATACCGGCGCGGAGGCGCATCGTGTCCTCGATCAAAGCGCTCGCGTTCTGTTCGAGCGGCACGACGACGGTACGGGCACGCGCCCCGAAGTGCAACGCGGCGCGCTGCGGCAGATGTTGCTTGACGCGCTGCCCCGCGATGCCGTTCGCTGGGGCCATAAGGCGACGTCGGTGTCATCGCTCGGCGATGGGCGGCATACGATTACGTTCGCGAACGGCACGTCGGTGACGAGCGACCTGCTAGTGGGTGCCGATGGCGCCTGGTCGAAGGTTCGCGCGCTGGTCTCGAAAGAAATGCCCGTGTATTCCGGCTTGACCTATATCGAAGCCTATCTTTCCGATTCCGATCGAGACCATGCCGCGTCCGCCAAAGCAGTCGGCGCCGGCGGCATGTTTGCAACGGCGCCGGGGAAAGGGCTAATGGCGCACCGCGAACCCGATGCGCTACTGCACGCGTACATCGCCTTGATCAAGCCGGAAGCTTGGGTGAATGGCATCGATTTCAGCGACACGGTGGTATCGAAAGCGACGGTTGCAGCGGAATTCGACGGCTGGGCGCCGGAACTGACGGCCTTGATCACCGACGGCGAAAAGCCGCTCGTGCCCCGCCCCCTTTATACGCTGTCAGCCGATCACCAATGGGCGCGCATTCGCGGCGTCACCCTTGTCGGCGACGCCGCGCATCTGATGATCCCCTCCGGCGAAGGCGCCAATCTGGCCTTGCTCGATGGCGCTGAATTGGGACAGGCTATTGCTGCGGCCTATGCCGAGGGCCGTGACGTCGAGGACGCACTGCTCCGCTATGAGGAAACGCTTTTTATAAGAAGCGAACACGCTGCGGGCGAGGCGGAAACACTGCGCGATACGCTCCATGGGGAAAATGCGCCACACAGTTTGGTGGAGATGTTTGTTGGCGACGAGCCGGGGGGTGGATAA
- the lhpI gene encoding bifunctional Delta(1)-pyrroline-2-carboxylate/Delta(1)-piperideine-2-carboxylate reductase encodes MTFDAEMTASLLDYPSLVESLRQTVLDYGAGKIISPERLSVPLQSGVMLSMPSSAEDIAIHKLVSVCPGNAALGLPTINGQVIACNADTGEMLFVLDGPTVTGRRTAAVSALGAVTLLNASPRQILVIGTGTQASNHVEAFATLFPDAQILARGVTDDDTKKFVAMKRPNVPNLNGLHGEIPDSVDVVVTVTTSKKPVYDERVRMSRLVIGVGAFTPDAVEISKRVVDQSFVVLDDPVGAKHEAGDLIQASFDWTRAATLAQALQGKIKPDAPIFLKSVGCAAWDLAACRVARKVLG; translated from the coding sequence ATGACCTTCGACGCAGAGATGACTGCGTCCCTGCTTGACTATCCTTCGCTTGTAGAATCTTTGCGTCAGACGGTGTTGGACTATGGAGCGGGCAAGATCATCAGCCCGGAGCGGCTGTCAGTACCTTTGCAAAGCGGCGTCATGCTTTCGATGCCTTCTAGCGCCGAAGATATCGCTATTCATAAGCTGGTGAGCGTCTGCCCAGGTAATGCCGCGCTAGGCCTACCAACGATCAATGGACAGGTCATTGCGTGCAATGCCGACACAGGCGAAATGTTGTTCGTCTTGGACGGCCCGACAGTAACGGGACGTCGAACGGCCGCAGTGTCAGCGCTCGGGGCTGTGACGCTGCTTAACGCATCTCCCAGGCAGATTCTCGTCATCGGTACCGGCACGCAGGCAAGCAATCATGTGGAGGCCTTTGCGACGCTTTTCCCCGACGCGCAGATTCTGGCAAGGGGTGTTACCGACGACGACACAAAAAAGTTTGTTGCTATGAAGCGCCCCAATGTGCCGAATCTCAACGGCTTACACGGTGAGATTCCAGATTCTGTTGACGTAGTAGTTACTGTTACAACTAGCAAAAAGCCTGTTTATGACGAGAGGGTGCGAATGAGCCGACTCGTAATTGGCGTCGGCGCTTTTACACCAGATGCTGTAGAGATCAGCAAACGTGTGGTGGATCAAAGCTTCGTTGTGCTTGACGACCCTGTTGGGGCGAAGCATGAGGCAGGTGATTTGATCCAAGCCAGCTTCGATTGGACGCGCGCCGCCACTCTAGCGCAAGCTCTGCAGGGGAAAATCAAGCCAGATGCACCGATTTTTCTAAAAAGCGTTGGATGTGCTGCATGGGACTTGGCTGCATGCCGGGTCGCGCGCAAGGTGCTGGGCTAG
- a CDS encoding alpha/beta hydrolase produces MKSQAQPQLDHESRAFKLAMAAEVALLREYGLSAKSIWLKEPSYGLRVRITEIGEGRPVFVLPGNTGDMFPFIPLLSQLNGYKCYLLNRPGGGLSDGFDHQAVDLRDFVIKLMDYVLEALGFDAGSFIAHSMGCHWLLWYAMARPKVVRRQVLIGNPGRVMLPKTPTLLRLALLPYVGELAIGRIIPTSRKNAFRGLKAMGTRQHELDVLPQAFAECYYQFQNLPNYKTSTLSLLRAMNRRAENFLSATELTAVNADTLMLWGRNDTFATVEQGRAIAKALGADFSIIPDAGHMPWLDEPLQCAQVIEKFIGVSASNSVDVDRIAESAKCNVQKLP; encoded by the coding sequence ATGAAATCACAAGCGCAACCGCAGCTAGACCACGAATCTCGAGCGTTCAAACTCGCAATGGCTGCGGAGGTGGCGCTTCTGCGCGAATACGGTTTGAGTGCGAAGTCCATATGGCTTAAAGAACCGTCATATGGCCTCCGAGTTCGGATAACTGAAATTGGAGAAGGGCGACCTGTTTTTGTCCTTCCGGGAAATACGGGCGACATGTTTCCCTTTATTCCGCTTTTGTCGCAACTTAATGGGTACAAGTGTTATCTGCTCAACCGCCCGGGCGGCGGCCTTAGCGATGGTTTCGACCATCAAGCCGTTGACCTGCGAGATTTTGTCATCAAACTCATGGACTATGTGCTCGAAGCCTTGGGATTCGACGCGGGGTCTTTCATTGCCCACTCAATGGGCTGCCACTGGTTGCTATGGTACGCCATGGCACGACCTAAAGTAGTTAGGCGCCAAGTTCTGATCGGCAATCCAGGGCGGGTCATGCTGCCTAAGACGCCTACCCTCTTGCGTCTTGCACTGCTCCCGTACGTCGGTGAACTCGCGATAGGGCGAATCATACCAACATCACGTAAGAATGCGTTTCGCGGGCTCAAAGCTATGGGCACGCGTCAGCACGAGCTTGATGTGCTGCCGCAAGCCTTTGCCGAGTGCTACTACCAGTTTCAAAATCTTCCGAATTACAAAACGTCTACGCTTTCGCTGCTACGGGCAATGAACAGAAGGGCGGAAAATTTCCTTTCTGCCACTGAGTTGACCGCAGTCAACGCCGATACGTTGATGCTGTGGGGGCGCAACGATACGTTTGCAACGGTAGAGCAAGGCCGAGCCATTGCAAAAGCGTTGGGTGCCGATTTTTCAATCATCCCGGACGCGGGGCACATGCCTTGGCTCGACGAACCTCTCCAATGCGCTCAGGTAATCGAAAAGTTTATTGGCGTTTCGGCGAGTAATAGCGTGGATGTCGATCGCATCGCTGAAAGCGCGAAGTGCAACGTGCAAAAGCTCCCTTGA
- a CDS encoding GntR family transcriptional regulator — protein sequence MASALLELPRNFRPLQIYEQVCERIRAEIRAGRFMPDARLPSERELASLFGVGRPAVREAIGALQNEGLVVTRRNSGTYVVANAPDVLSNIAEMPEADDDRQLQPDYSPSATLDVRLILEPAIARRAAAHKRRDKLAEYYLAQMETLTDVSDAEQRTLWNNSDRLFHRQLAQMTGDALLTQFATEIAQTMDQSLWKRIKDDGIFDPQRIRLYVAEHRLIYEAIVIGDADAAAFYVEQHIHRVQRDITPI from the coding sequence ATGGCATCAGCCCTGCTTGAGTTACCACGCAACTTCCGCCCCCTTCAAATCTACGAACAGGTCTGCGAGAGGATACGTGCAGAAATCCGCGCCGGCCGGTTTATGCCTGATGCGCGCTTGCCGTCGGAGCGAGAGCTTGCGTCCCTTTTCGGCGTAGGTCGTCCGGCGGTGCGCGAAGCGATCGGCGCGCTTCAAAACGAAGGTCTTGTTGTCACACGGCGAAATTCCGGAACGTACGTCGTGGCAAACGCGCCGGATGTGCTTTCTAATATTGCGGAAATGCCCGAGGCGGACGATGACCGCCAACTTCAACCAGACTACAGCCCGTCCGCCACGCTCGATGTCAGACTCATCCTGGAGCCGGCCATCGCGAGGCGCGCCGCGGCCCACAAGAGACGTGACAAGCTCGCAGAATACTATCTTGCGCAGATGGAAACGCTCACCGACGTTTCCGATGCTGAACAACGAACGCTGTGGAACAACAGCGACCGTCTATTCCATCGCCAACTGGCGCAGATGACCGGCGATGCCTTGCTGACCCAATTTGCAACCGAAATCGCCCAAACGATGGATCAGTCTCTTTGGAAGCGGATCAAAGACGACGGCATATTCGATCCTCAGCGCATTCGACTATACGTTGCTGAACACCGTCTCATCTACGAAGCGATTGTTATCGGTGATGCAGATGCCGCCGCTTTCTACGTAGAGCAACATATCCATCGTGTGCAGCGCGACATCACACCAATCTGA
- a CDS encoding branched-chain amino acid ABC transporter substrate-binding protein: MKKLKSIVATLAMTGLSYGLAHADQVVKIAVSGPLTGPQAVSGKDDENGLRMAIDELNRTPIKVDGQVVKFELLSEDDQADPKTGMQVAQRLIDQHPTAFLGPQNSGVAIPVSSLTSAAHIPMLTVASNPQLTKLGYNNIFRTGASDALLGSSMATFAVEKLHAKTAAVIDDRTAYGQGLADEFVAKAKSLGLEILDREYTTAQATDFLGILTTIKSKNPDVIFFGGYTPQGAPMAKQMRARAVRAKLLGGDGICADDLVKVAGPASANVYCSMSGAGLDGTPEGRAYIARYKEKFKTEPQAYGITYYDGMLLLANVISSAQTTDPEKLVQALHRANFKGVAATYTFDKVGDLINAPTTIFTFKDGQLVAFKQ; encoded by the coding sequence ATGAAAAAACTAAAATCTATCGTCGCAACGCTTGCAATGACCGGTCTTTCCTATGGCCTAGCTCATGCAGATCAAGTAGTGAAGATTGCAGTTTCTGGCCCATTGACAGGACCGCAAGCAGTTAGCGGAAAAGACGACGAGAACGGACTCCGCATGGCTATTGACGAGTTGAACCGGACGCCGATAAAGGTAGATGGACAAGTAGTGAAGTTTGAACTGCTGTCTGAGGATGATCAGGCTGACCCGAAGACCGGTATGCAGGTTGCACAGCGTCTTATCGACCAGCATCCGACCGCATTTCTCGGCCCCCAGAATTCGGGGGTTGCAATTCCGGTCTCCAGCTTGACGAGTGCTGCACACATCCCGATGCTAACAGTTGCATCAAATCCTCAGCTCACCAAGCTGGGTTACAACAACATATTTCGTACGGGTGCGAGTGACGCATTGTTAGGCTCATCCATGGCAACTTTTGCCGTCGAGAAACTGCATGCCAAGACAGCAGCTGTGATCGACGATCGAACTGCATACGGGCAAGGCCTGGCAGACGAATTCGTGGCGAAAGCTAAGTCACTTGGATTGGAAATCCTCGACCGTGAATACACGACAGCCCAAGCTACGGATTTTCTCGGTATTTTGACGACAATTAAAAGCAAGAATCCGGATGTTATTTTCTTTGGCGGCTACACACCCCAAGGCGCACCGATGGCAAAGCAGATGCGAGCGCGCGCGGTAAGAGCGAAATTGCTTGGTGGCGACGGAATCTGCGCTGATGACTTGGTGAAAGTGGCGGGTCCAGCGTCGGCCAATGTGTATTGCTCGATGAGTGGCGCGGGTTTGGACGGCACCCCCGAAGGCCGGGCTTACATCGCTCGCTATAAAGAAAAGTTCAAAACAGAGCCTCAAGCCTACGGTATCACCTATTACGACGGCATGCTGTTGCTGGCGAACGTGATTTCTTCTGCCCAGACGACAGATCCGGAAAAACTTGTCCAAGCACTACACCGCGCCAATTTTAAAGGCGTCGCAGCTACGTACACATTCGACAAAGTTGGTGATTTGATTAACGCACCGACTACGATATTCACTTTCAAAGACGGACAATTGGTAGCATTCAAGCAATGA
- a CDS encoding DUF126 domain-containing protein, whose protein sequence is MGVGKRAFSVDVLVPGRATGEAFLLEKPLSFWGGYDSVSGKIIDRDHPQAGESLTGKIMVMSQAKGSSSSSSVLAEAIRNGTGPIGIVLKERDLIISIGSIVAAELYNLAIPVVCLSSWSDFNEIGESGMKIRIDADDTGDAPKLYFEV, encoded by the coding sequence ATGGGCGTTGGAAAACGCGCCTTTTCCGTAGACGTTTTGGTGCCGGGTAGGGCGACTGGTGAGGCATTTCTGTTGGAGAAGCCACTCAGCTTCTGGGGTGGGTATGATTCAGTATCAGGGAAAATCATTGATCGGGATCACCCTCAAGCAGGAGAAAGCTTGACTGGGAAAATTATGGTGATGTCGCAGGCGAAAGGATCCAGCTCAAGCAGCAGCGTACTTGCCGAAGCGATTCGGAACGGAACGGGTCCTATCGGCATCGTTCTGAAGGAGCGAGATCTCATCATTTCGATAGGTTCGATTGTCGCGGCGGAACTTTATAACCTCGCAATACCGGTTGTTTGCTTATCGTCATGGTCGGACTTCAACGAAATTGGCGAATCCGGGATGAAAATTCGGATTGACGCTGATGACACCGGTGACGCCCCAAAGTTGTACTTCGAAGTGTGA